The nucleotide sequence TGGAATCCGACCCTCCAGAACTTTGCTTTCCTTTCGGTCAATAAAAATAGAGCCTCCCAGCAGAAGCAGCCTCCGACTGCTGAAGTTGGCCGGATGGGGTTTGCGCTCTCATCCCGCAGGAGGTAGAGGGAAGAAGGGACCCGAGTACGCCCCCCTCGCCCCTCCACGTTTTTTTCTGACCCATAAGCCTCTTCCTTTGCCCCTTGCCCCTCCTGTCAAAGAAATGGGCCCCAGGAAGCCTCAGGAGGCCATCTCCCTTAGCTTTTCACGAAGCATCGTGGAATCCTTCCCCACTCTCAGCCCAATTCGGGGGGATGCACTCTAGCCGCGGCTCCCCAAGATGTTAGTtagccccaccccccaccctggGCTCAGCGGGCTCGCGACCACTTTTGTTTCGGCTCCCCTTAATGAAACAGGCGCCTCTGAGGCTGGTGATAAAAATATCAACCGTAAGGAGGCAGCCCCCCAAACAACCTTTTAAGGCGAGATCCCGGCCACAAACAAGTTTGTTCCTGTCAGCAGTGGCATTTGAAGGTCTGGGAGGGCTGAAAGTTCACCCCGTGTGTTGGTGCAAAGCAGGAATCAAGCCTGTTGATAATTGCTACTAAAGATAACCGTGAAGGAACCTGACACGATCGGATCGAAGAGAGCTTGGGTCGGCTGTCTCAGCCCGAGGAGAGACACCCCGGGCTGCTCGCTCTCCTCGTAGGCAGGCTCGGCGTGATAAGGTTATCTTCCGCCGCGAGGGTTGATAGTGCAGTAACGAGGCGGTGCGATCAATTCCGAATGTCTACTGTGTGGTGTAGGTTCGCGGGGAAACCCCCCCCAGTGCGTATTACCAATAATAACGTGATTTTTGTGGGGGGGGTGGCTTTTAACAGTAGGCTACAGCCGCAATACAAGCAGTGTTTCCCCGCGAGGATACGTTCCCAGCAGTACTCCCCAGCAGTCCAATTACAACACAGTCAGCAATAGCATGAATGGATATGGAAATGCCGGCATGCCCAATCTAGGCGTCCCTGGCTCTCCCGGATTTCTAAATGGCTCCTCAGCTAACTCTCCTTATGGCAGTAAGTGTCTGTTTTCGTAACGCATCATCATGCAGATTCATTTTCCCTCCCAACCCCAACACTTGCCTTGTCTTGATTTTCTATGACGTGAGCTACTGGATAAAAGGAGGGGGTGACTCTGGAGGCTGGACATCAAAATGGCTCGGAGAAATTGACTCCCAATGCGTTCCGCCCAATGGGGTCGCATGAGAACCAAACCGAACCAGACCAAACCAAACCGAACCAACCAAACCAAACCATCCAAACCGAACCAGACCAAACAAACCGAAGCAGACCAAACCAACCAGAGAATTGGGCTGCGCAATTCGTAACCAAAGTCCAACACCAAAGAGTTTGCCTGTTATCCAGAGAGTGGCCAAGCCAAGAAAGTGTCGTGTTTTTTCCGTGTCCTTCTCTCGATCTCTTAAGAGGCGGGCGAGGCCTTCTAGGACTCTTTGTCCGTGTTTGCCGCGCACAGACCTAAGCTGAGTCCTGATTCTGTTTGCTTTGTTGCAGTAGTGCCGTCAAGCCCTACCATGGCAGCCTCTTCGGTCACCCTCCCTTCAAACTGTAGCAGTACGCACGGCATTTTCTCATTCTCACCTGCCAATGTCATCTCTGCAGTGAAACAAAAGAGCGCCTTCGCGCCCGTCGTCAGGCCCCAAGCTTCTCCCCCGCCATCCTGCACCAGTGCAAACGGGAACGGGCTCCAAGGTGAGTGGGGGCTCGTGGACGTGGCTCGGCCCGCTGGGTGGGGGTGGCTTCATCCCCCTCCTGGGTGATGGGGTGCCGTCCCAGGGCGTGAACGCCATGGCCACGGTCAAGACCCAGCGAGGCGGACGGAACAGAGTCGGCCGGGGAGAGCTTTGGAGCTTTCGGGGCTCTTCTGGGTCGAGATCCCCGGAACGTCTCCCCCGAGCCTGCCTCTTCCGTTTGGGGGTTGGTTTTTTGGCCTCTTCTGTTTGGAAACAAAGATGGATCTGTCCCTGTACGTTTCTCAGATGTTCGATGGATcgcagatttagagctggaagggacctcgggGACTTAGGGTTCAACCCCCACAtttttcaggggaagaaattgaggccGAGAGctctgacttgcccaaggtcacagggaCTAAGTGGTGAGGCCAGGATGGGAACTCAGGCCCCCGACTCTGAACCTCATCCTCTTTGTCCAGAATTCCTGCCCTCTCCTCCCCGTCCCACAGTGCCTGCCATTTCTACCCATATTCCCACTCCCATAATATTCATGGCAGAGAGGATGACCTGCTAGGCTTGGCACCAGAAGGGTCGGAGTTCTGATCTCCTCTCTGATCTCCCACGTGGCCTCTATCACTGATcctcccccactgcctagctctgtGACATCGGGCAAGGCTGaacctccctgtgcctcagtttcctcatctgtaagatgaggacgTTTTGGGTCTCTTCCATCTTTGTGGACATCTTGGGTCCTTACTTTAATTCCGGTCTGTTTTGGCTCGCTGGATGCGAGGTTCTGACTTTCTTCTGCTCAAACGCTGGCGAGATCCCATGGAGAAAACCTCCGTTGAAGGCCGGATGAGAAAAGGATGGATGTTAGTTATTAAGTCAGGCAGCTCTGACCCCGTTTGAGGCAGAAACTTCCCGCTTCCTGGGCTCAGGAGCTCTTCCAGGCATCTGTACGGGATTCAGGCCGTTCCCAGCATCACCCCTTAGTGGCCCCCAATTTTACCCCCAATCGGGTCAAACACGTGTTGCCGCTCGTCCTTCCTCTTCGAGGAGTGCCAGGGAAAGTGCGGGGGCGGTGAGCACGCCTAAAGGATTGCCATGTTAAACGGGTGAAATCAGAAAGGGGATGAGCTCTGCCTGGGTGCCACCAGCTGGGTCCGGCTTGTGAGAGGACCGGCCGGCAGCAGCTGGACAGCGTCCCTTCCTGAGCCCCCCTTGTAGCGCCCTCCCTTTGCCCACTCCCAAGAAGCCTCCCTGGCCAGTCAGATGAGCGGCTGCCGCTGCCCTCTTCTTGGGGCGCGCTGGGGATGATCTGTTTTCATGGCATCAGAGAGCCAGGCTGTGAGGGGTCCCCTCTTGTCCGTAGGCTGGGGAGTGCCCGCACGCAGTGGCCCAGAAAGCCACGTGCTGTCCCCTGGCCACATCTGTTGTCACCCCAGTGAGTAGCCAGTCTAAGAGGGCCCCAGCCCCCTTCTCTGAGGAGGAAAAAAGCCATACTGAAACCAGGACAGGCCCTGCCCCTTGCCGCGGCCCCCAGACGCCCTCCATCCTGGGGGGCACTTTAGTCAGGCCCCCGGGAACCCCTCTTTTCTTTTGTAACTGTGGACTCTAGGCGCCACGAGGCCCAGGAAGGCCCGGCCCGCCCTGATGGTGGTCAGCCCCCTGGTAGTCTGGCCAGGTCGGGGCTGCCTTTAAGATGGCGGCTGCCCGGTTTGGGCTGGATTTCGGGGACAGCTGGGAGGGAGGCCGTGGCcagcccttccttctctccaaggCGGGTTCCCATGCTCTCAGCTGCGTGCTCGCCTCCCCACGCCGGGGCTCAGCCCCTGATGGAATGCAGCCTTTTTCATGGGCATTCGACACGGGCCGCCCGCAGCCCCACGTCAGCGTCCCCTGGCAAACCCAGAGAATTCCTGCGTCCAGACGTCCGCGTTCCCCAAACCCTCCCTGATAGGTGAGGCCGGCCTTGGCGTCGGTCTCTCCAGGCAGAAGGCCGCCTCGGCCTGCCGCCGTCCGTCAGGACGTCCTTCTGTCCTCTTGGCGGGGCGGCGGGGGAAGAGGGGCCCTTCGCAGGGCTTTCGGAGGAGCCCATTTTCCCAGCTCCTGCTCGAGCGTCAGGGGGGCTTCACGGAGGCTCCGAAGTAGCCTTCCGGGCCCATCCCAGCTCCATGGCAGGCAGCCCAAATCACCCAGAGCCCATCACCATCTCAGCACCTTAGTGCGGGCTGATGAGATCCCATCAGGAGTGTGTACACACACGGCTTGTAACGGTGAGtctgaaataaattaatattgttGAGATTAATGAACTGAGAAATTGAAGCCCACATCGCTAGCCGAACAAGTGTATTAATATCTGTTATGCATAAATTAATGAGAAATATCATTCTGACCAAAATTAAACCACGCCGAAGTTAAGACACTCTAAATTACATTCCTACCAAGCGGCTAACTCGAAAGAAGCAGGGCCACTTGGCATTTTGGGCCATAAGTGTTTGTTTATtcgagagagagagtcagagatgagagagacagagagagacagagagagacagagagagagagagacagagacagagacagagagacagagagagagacagagagagacagagagagacagagagagagagagagacagagacagagagagagaccgagagagagacagagagagagagacagagagagagagagacagagagagagagacagagagagagagagagacagagagagagagagagggagagagagagagggagagagagacgaGAGAGacgagagagatagagacacacagagagagatgagagagagacagagacacagagagagagagacagagggagacagagacgagagaggaagagagagaaagagacagagacacacacacacacagagacacagagacagacagggggCCCCAGATGCTGACCTCCCCTCGTTCCTAGCGTGGGTCTGTGGATTCCGAGGCCTGGCCTTGGCCTCGATCTTTCAAAGTCCTCCACTGGGGATCTGACCAGCCAGGACAAGAAAGGACAAATACCAGCGTGTTAAAACTGAGTTTCGCCCCTTGGGCTGCCTCGGGGCCGGGGAGGGTGGAGACAAACTGAAGTTGGGCCGATTTTCGATTTGGAAACCCGAGAAGTGTCTGGTCCTTGGCTGGCCGAGTGAGCCGGCCTTGTCTGACATTACCAGAAGTGACCGTGTTGTTTCTCAGCTGTCAGCAGAGGCAGTCCCAGGGGAGTCTGGGCCTCTGTTTGCCATTAACAAAACGTGAAGAGAAATCTCACGTATGTGGGAGGAAGCAGGCCGCCGGCACCCAAAAATGTCAGCGTCTTCTTCCGATTCCCAGAGAAGTCTCTGGGAGCCGTGGCGTGAGAAGGGGCCGCTCCCCGAGTTCTCCCCGTCCCCTGCGCCCTCCGCCTCGTGTCCCTTTACCAATGATGACGAGGGTGACAAACTTTCTAATAGATCCAACGCCTGGCGGTGTCCAGAGCACCGTCTTGCTCGTCTGACCCTCACAGCGACCCCGTGAGGTAGGCACAGTTCTTATTGCCGCTTTGCCGACAAATACAGGGAGGCTGAGAGAGATCgggggacttgcccaaggtcaaacagctggtAAATATGTGGGAtgagattggaacccaagtctttctgacctcGAGTCGGGGGAGAGGGGCGGCGCTCGCGCCCGCATCCAAGCCCCTCAGGATCAGACCCCCGACCCCCTCGGGGCGCCCCTGCTCTCCTGGGTCCTTCCGCTAATGACCGCTCTGCTTTTGTCTCTCGCCTCTGCTCTCTTTCAGCAATGTCCGGGCTCGTCGTCCCTCCCATGTAAGGTGACTTTTGTTCACCTACGTGTTGGTAGCATCAAGCATCGAAGGCCGGCTTCAGGGGACAAGTTTAGTATGTTAAGACACGCTGATGGAAACGGTATCTTCAAGACAAATCAGCACCCATCGAAATGCTACAGAAAAAAGACTttgtttaaagattttatttaaactcttaagAATCGACATGCAACCAACCTGCTTCTTCACGAACAATTCCATTGATTGACTGaccttttctcatcttttcacATTTCTCAGTTCTGAAGAATAAGGAGAAGAACAGAAGCAAAGCGACCCCTATTTTGTATAAAGTTTCCGATTCCGTCTTGGCTCTGTCTCGTACTTGCTCTGTGTGGGGAGAAACTTTGTGGATGCACCATTCGGGGTTTTCATGCAACACTGATGAAAAACGCCTCAGAACATTTTGCTGTCCTCATCACGCGATTCACAATGGTTGTGTAGCTCtataatgtgaaatatttttttgtGGTGAAAAAAGGGGGCCAAGGAGGTATGAGCCATCAAActgggaaaatgacaaaaaaaaaaaaaaaaaaaaaaaaaaagaggctgacGATACGATTAGGAGAAACTGGGggtggcagggagggagggagggtttgTCATTGCTTCACTTCAtcttaatgaaatgaaatgaacctTTGTAACTTATTGTAGTTAGAGATTGTACCTTTGATATTGAACTTTCTTGCCTTTGATGAGCACACTGACAGAGAACAAGGGCCACTGTGTCTGCTGGTTCCACTCTCCTTCCACTCCTAGAGCTTCCTGTGAAAACCAAGTGTGATCTGCCACCTTTTTTCGACTTTTGCTAGCCCTGTATAAAACTGTTGCATTCTTAGGCTACTACTGTGGAGTCTGTTTCTTGTACCAGAAAATTGTCCTTTTGACTTCTAGGTCCTTCTTCCCTAATGTGTTTTGTATGTGGTTATAAAATGGTAGACTTTTGTGATTTTGCCAAAGTTGTAGCTAAATATTTATACACTtgtcttgaatttttttccaatccacttaaatatttagaaaagcaCGTTTTATTCCTTATGGGCCTGATAGGGAGTAAAGCCGCCGTCTCCTCCATCGGAACAGTTCCTCTCACATACACACCTGCAGTCTCGAAGGGACTTTATTTTGTAACATAGCGAttataaatattgtatttatCGCCCACGTTTTGTACATTGCTTTGCCCATCCTTTGATTTCTGCTCACGCAGACTCGTTTCATCCTGGCCTGGCATCGGGATGCTGAAAGGACTCAGCATCGAGCCGAGAACGGGCTCCCGCTCCCTCCGGTTCCCTTCCGGAGCTCGGGGCCCTCctcccgttttttttttttttttttgctgttgttgtttgtttgtttattttttttattttttatttctgctgcCAAACTTTTGCCCTTGTTTAGactttccatccatccatatttttttttattttgaggaaaagtcAAAATCATcgtttatttttgtattatttttaagttatctGAACAAATAATTTGGGGGAAAACGTTGTTTGTTGTATAGCCAAAACA is from Gracilinanus agilis isolate LMUSP501 chromosome 2, AgileGrace, whole genome shotgun sequence and encodes:
- the EBF3 gene encoding transcription factor COE3; protein product: MEPGEVLHVRVCVCVCVCFRWSREIILKRAADIAEALYSVPRNHNQIPALANTPAHTGMMGVNSFSSQLAVNVSETSQANDQVGYSRNTSSVSPRGYVPSSTPQQSNYNTVSNSMNGYGNAGMPNLGVPGSPGFLNGSSANSPYGIVPSSPTMAASSVTLPSNCSSTHGIFSFSPANVISAVKQKSAFAPVVRPQASPPPSCTSANGNGLQAMSGLVVPPM